One window from the genome of Pseudomonadota bacterium encodes:
- the narH gene encoding nitrate reductase subunit beta gives MKVRAQIGKVLNLDKCIGCHTCSVTCKNVWTSREGVEYAWFNNVETKPGVGYPKDWENQKKWQGGWKRKSNGKIEPVQGGRWRMLAKIFGNPNMPEIDDYYEPFTFDYDHLQKAPESKTPPTARPRSLVSGERMEKIKWGPNWEEILGTEFEHRRKDYNFKDIEEEIYGQFENTFMMYLPRLCEHCLNPTCVASCPSGSIYKREEDGIVLIDQDKCRGWRMCVSGCPYKKIYYNWKSGKAEKCTFCYPRIENGEPTVCSETCVGRIRYLGVILYDADRIEEAASVENEEDLYEAQLNIFLDPHDPEVIAQARKDGIPENWIEGAQKSPVYKMAMDWKVAFPLHPEYRTLPMVWYIPPLSPLQAAAEDGRIPTDQTGIMPDLDEMRIPVKYLANLLTAGKEEPVKKALRRMMAMRHYMRGKMFENTDNSAVLKDVGLSPEMVQDMYQIMAIANYEDRYVIPTGHREETLDAYGESGGCGFSFGNGCSTHSNSETDLFESPKKWRGRSASGKDNRVNTLFTRNEDEKPPAKSGGCGSGGCGSCS, from the coding sequence ATGAAGGTAAGGGCACAGATCGGCAAGGTTCTTAATCTTGATAAATGCATCGGCTGTCACACTTGTTCCGTGACATGCAAGAATGTCTGGACCTCGCGTGAAGGGGTTGAATATGCGTGGTTCAATAATGTCGAAACCAAGCCGGGGGTCGGCTATCCCAAAGACTGGGAGAACCAGAAAAAATGGCAGGGCGGCTGGAAAAGAAAAAGCAACGGCAAGATTGAGCCTGTCCAAGGCGGCCGCTGGCGTATGCTGGCGAAAATATTCGGAAACCCGAATATGCCGGAAATTGATGATTATTACGAACCCTTCACTTTTGATTACGATCATTTGCAGAAAGCGCCGGAGTCCAAAACACCGCCGACGGCGCGTCCGCGTTCTCTTGTATCCGGCGAGCGGATGGAGAAAATCAAATGGGGGCCGAACTGGGAGGAAATTCTCGGAACGGAATTTGAACACCGCCGTAAGGATTATAATTTCAAAGATATCGAAGAAGAAATTTACGGCCAGTTTGAAAACACCTTCATGATGTATTTGCCGCGCCTGTGCGAACATTGTCTGAATCCGACCTGCGTGGCATCCTGCCCGTCCGGCTCCATCTATAAGCGTGAAGAAGACGGGATTGTTCTGATCGATCAGGATAAATGCCGCGGCTGGCGTATGTGTGTGTCCGGCTGTCCTTATAAGAAAATTTATTATAACTGGAAATCCGGCAAGGCCGAAAAATGTACGTTCTGCTATCCGCGGATCGAAAACGGTGAGCCGACGGTTTGCTCGGAAACCTGTGTCGGGCGTATCCGCTATCTGGGTGTTATTCTGTATGATGCCGACCGGATTGAAGAGGCGGCAAGCGTTGAGAATGAAGAGGATTTGTACGAAGCGCAGCTGAATATCTTCCTTGACCCCCATGATCCCGAAGTGATTGCGCAGGCCAGAAAAGACGGTATTCCGGAGAACTGGATAGAAGGCGCGCAAAAATCGCCTGTCTATAAAATGGCGATGGACTGGAAAGTCGCATTCCCGCTGCATCCGGAATACAGAACATTGCCGATGGTCTGGTATATTCCGCCGCTGTCACCTTTGCAGGCCGCGGCGGAAGACGGCAGAATTCCGACCGATCAAACCGGTATTATGCCGGATCTGGATGAAATGCGTATTCCGGTAAAATATCTGGCTAATCTTTTGACCGCCGGAAAGGAAGAACCGGTGAAAAAAGCTTTGCGCCGGATGATGGCGATGCGTCATTACATGCGCGGAAAGATGTTCGAAAATACGGATAACAGTGCCGTTCTAAAGGATGTCGGGCTGTCGCCGGAAATGGTGCAGGATATGTATCAGATCATGGCCATCGCCAATTATGAGGACCGTTACGTTATTCCGACCGGACATCGTGAGGAGACGCTGGACGCTTACGGCGAAAGCGGCGGTTGCGGCTTTAGTTTCGGGAACGGCTGTTCAACGCATAGCAACAGCGAAACCGATCTTTTTGAAAGCCCGAAAAAATGGCGCGGCAGAAGCGCATCGGGTAAGGATAATCGCGTCAATACGTTATTTACGCGCAATGAGGATGAAAAACCTCCTGCCAAAAGCGGCGGTTGCGGCAGCGGCGGCTGCGGCAGCTGCAGTTAA
- a CDS encoding nitrate reductase subunit alpha, with translation MSYFIDRMTYFASRKEEFSGGHGITTGENRAWEEAYRGRWAHDKIVRSTHGVNCTGSCSWKIYVKNGLITWETQQTDYPRTRPDLPNHEPRGCSRGASYSWYIYSANRLKYPLIRKKLLQLWREEKANNGDDPVKAWQAIQEDPKKRSSYQKLRGMGGFVRAEWDEVNEISAAANIYTIKEHGPDRVIGFSPIPAMSMISYAAGSRYLSLIGGVCMSFYDWYCDLPPASPQTWGEQTDVPESADWYNAGFIIMWGSNVPQTRTPDAHFMTEARYKGTQVVTVTPDYSEASKFGDIWLNPRQGTDAALGMAMGHVILKEFHIDKTSEYFDDYCRSYTDMPHLVRLEKRGKKYVPGRFIRAADFAKSLGQKNNPAWKTICIDENSGNPVVPTGSIGFRWGEEGKWNIVPQDAATGKEIRPVKTLLGTHDDVLEVGFPYFGGLDHEHGYFEPNAQEEILDRKLPVKYLTLNGKKTPVVTVFDLLCANYGIARAGLGGDHVAENYDENIPYTPKWQESITGVPAENVIRVARAFADNADKTKGKSMIIIGAAMNHWYHMDMNYRAAINMLTFCGCVGQSGGGWAHYVGQEKLRPQTGWLPLAFGLDWARPPRQQNSTSFFYAHTDQWRYETLGVHDILSPLADKKKWKGSLIDCNIRAERMGWLPSAPQLEENPLSLVREAEKKGKDPVDYVVSRLKKGDLRMSCEDPDKPENWPRNMFVWRSNLLGSSGKGHEYFLKHLLGTQHGVQGKDLGKQGPGASAEVVWHDKAPEGKLDLLVTLDFRMSTTCVYSDIVLPTASWYEKNDLNTSDMHPFIHPLSKAIDPVWQSRSDWEIYKGIAKKFSEIVPGHLGVEKEIVLTPIQHDTPGELAQNDVKEWRKKECDAVPGMTMPAMKVVERDYPATYERFTSLGPLMEKLGNGGKGIGWNTDHEVDFLKKLNGEKNGRAKIESDIDACEVVLTLAPETNGEVAVKSWAALSKMTGRDHTHLALPKEEEKIRFRDIQAQPRKIISSPTWSGLESEHVCYNAGYTNVHEFIPWRTLTGRQQLYQDHPWMIDFGEGLVSYRPPINTQTVEKMMKKHGKESPTILLNFITPHQKWGIHSTYSDNLHMLTLSRGGPIVWVSETDAGKIGVKDNDWLEVFNANGAIMARAVVSQRVNEGMMLMYHAQEKIVNMPGSKITGARGGIHNSVTRATVKPTHMIGGYAQQSYGFNYYGTVGSNRDEFVIVRRVADEDIDWLEEKAETAMEAAQ, from the coding sequence ATGAGCTATTTTATCGATCGCATGACTTATTTTGCCAGTCGGAAAGAAGAGTTTTCCGGCGGTCACGGCATAACGACCGGTGAAAACCGTGCATGGGAAGAAGCTTATCGCGGTCGCTGGGCGCATGATAAAATTGTCCGCTCGACACATGGTGTGAATTGCACGGGCTCCTGCTCATGGAAAATTTACGTCAAAAACGGTTTGATCACATGGGAAACACAGCAGACCGATTACCCGCGGACGCGTCCTGATCTTCCCAATCATGAGCCGCGCGGCTGTTCGCGCGGCGCCAGTTACAGCTGGTATATTTATTCCGCCAACCGTTTGAAATACCCGTTGATCCGCAAAAAACTTTTACAGCTTTGGCGTGAGGAAAAAGCCAATAACGGTGATGATCCCGTCAAGGCATGGCAGGCGATACAGGAAGACCCGAAAAAACGCAGCAGCTATCAAAAGCTTCGCGGGATGGGCGGTTTTGTCCGTGCGGAATGGGATGAAGTGAATGAAATTTCCGCCGCCGCCAATATTTATACGATTAAAGAACACGGGCCTGACCGTGTGATCGGCTTTTCGCCTATTCCGGCAATGTCGATGATTTCATATGCGGCGGGGTCGCGTTACCTGTCCCTGATCGGCGGCGTCTGCATGAGTTTTTATGACTGGTATTGCGATTTGCCGCCGGCCTCCCCGCAAACATGGGGGGAGCAAACGGATGTGCCGGAAAGTGCGGATTGGTATAATGCCGGCTTTATTATTATGTGGGGGTCGAATGTCCCGCAGACGCGGACGCCTGATGCGCATTTTATGACCGAGGCACGGTATAAAGGAACGCAGGTCGTGACCGTCACGCCCGATTATTCCGAAGCGTCGAAATTCGGCGATATCTGGCTGAACCCGCGTCAGGGAACGGATGCGGCGCTGGGTATGGCGATGGGGCATGTCATCTTAAAAGAATTTCATATCGACAAGACATCGGAATATTTTGATGATTACTGCCGCTCCTATACGGATATGCCGCATCTGGTCAGACTGGAAAAACGCGGGAAAAAATACGTTCCGGGGCGCTTCATACGTGCCGCCGATTTTGCGAAATCTTTGGGGCAGAAAAACAATCCCGCATGGAAAACGATTTGTATTGATGAAAACAGCGGCAATCCCGTTGTGCCGACCGGCTCTATCGGTTTCCGCTGGGGTGAAGAGGGAAAATGGAATATCGTTCCTCAGGATGCGGCAACGGGTAAGGAAATCCGCCCCGTCAAAACGCTGTTGGGCACACATGATGATGTTCTGGAGGTCGGCTTCCCCTATTTCGGCGGGCTGGATCATGAACACGGTTATTTCGAACCGAATGCGCAGGAAGAAATTCTGGATCGCAAATTACCGGTAAAATATCTGACGCTGAACGGTAAAAAAACACCTGTGGTGACGGTTTTTGATCTGCTCTGCGCCAATTACGGCATTGCCCGTGCGGGGTTGGGCGGTGATCATGTTGCGGAAAATTATGACGAGAATATTCCCTATACGCCGAAATGGCAGGAGAGCATTACGGGTGTTCCCGCAGAGAATGTCATTCGTGTTGCGCGCGCTTTTGCCGATAATGCCGATAAAACAAAAGGCAAATCGATGATTATCATCGGCGCGGCAATGAACCACTGGTATCACATGGATATGAATTACCGCGCGGCGATTAATATGCTGACTTTCTGCGGCTGTGTCGGCCAGTCGGGCGGCGGCTGGGCGCATTATGTCGGTCAGGAAAAACTCCGCCCGCAAACGGGGTGGCTGCCGCTGGCCTTTGGTCTGGACTGGGCGCGTCCGCCGCGCCAGCAGAATTCGACCTCGTTTTTCTACGCCCATACCGATCAATGGCGTTATGAAACGCTGGGCGTGCATGATATTTTATCGCCGCTGGCAGATAAGAAAAAATGGAAAGGTTCGCTGATTGATTGCAATATCCGTGCGGAACGTATGGGGTGGTTGCCCTCGGCGCCGCAGCTTGAAGAAAACCCGCTTTCGCTTGTGCGCGAAGCGGAAAAGAAAGGCAAGGATCCGGTCGATTATGTTGTCAGCCGTCTGAAAAAGGGCGATTTGCGTATGTCCTGTGAAGACCCGGACAAACCGGAAAACTGGCCGCGTAACATGTTTGTCTGGCGCTCCAATTTGCTGGGCTCATCAGGGAAAGGGCATGAATATTTCCTGAAGCACCTGCTGGGAACGCAGCATGGTGTGCAGGGTAAGGATTTGGGCAAGCAGGGGCCGGGGGCATCTGCGGAAGTCGTCTGGCATGATAAAGCGCCGGAGGGTAAACTCGATTTGCTCGTCACCCTTGATTTCCGGATGTCGACGACCTGTGTCTATTCCGATATCGTGCTGCCGACGGCAAGCTGGTACGAGAAAAATGATCTGAACACATCAGATATGCATCCGTTTATCCATCCTTTATCAAAAGCCATTGATCCGGTCTGGCAAAGCCGTTCGGATTGGGAAATTTATAAAGGTATTGCGAAGAAATTTTCGGAAATCGTTCCGGGTCATCTTGGTGTCGAGAAAGAAATTGTGCTGACACCGATCCAGCATGATACGCCGGGTGAATTGGCGCAGAATGACGTGAAAGAATGGCGCAAGAAAGAATGTGATGCCGTTCCGGGAATGACGATGCCGGCGATGAAAGTCGTGGAACGCGACTATCCGGCGACATATGAGCGCTTTACATCGCTTGGTCCTTTGATGGAAAAACTCGGTAACGGCGGTAAAGGTATCGGCTGGAACACCGATCACGAAGTTGATTTCCTGAAAAAACTGAATGGTGAAAAGAACGGGCGCGCCAAGATCGAAAGCGATATTGATGCCTGTGAAGTCGTGCTGACACTTGCGCCGGAAACCAATGGCGAAGTCGCTGTCAAAAGCTGGGCGGCGCTCAGTAAAATGACGGGACGGGATCATACGCATCTGGCACTGCCGAAAGAAGAGGAGAAAATCCGCTTCCGCGATATTCAGGCACAGCCGCGCAAGATTATCTCTTCACCGACATGGAGCGGGCTGGAATCGGAACATGTCTGCTATAATGCCGGTTACACCAATGTGCATGAATTTATTCCCTGGCGGACATTAACGGGGCGGCAGCAGCTTTATCAGGATCATCCGTGGATGATTGATTTCGGTGAAGGGCTTGTCTCCTACCGTCCGCCGATCAATACCCAGACGGTGGAAAAAATGATGAAAAAGCACGGCAAGGAATCGCCGACGATATTGCTGAATTTCATCACGCCGCACCAGAAATGGGGTATTCACTCGACCTATTCGGATAATCTGCACATGCTGACATTGTCGCGCGGCGGGCCGATTGTCTGGGTCAGTGAAACGGATGCCGGAAAAATCGGCGTCAAGGATAATGACTGGCTGGAAGTCTTTAATGCCAATGGGGCGATTATGGCGCGTGCCGTTGTGTCGCAGCGTGTCAATGAAGGCATGATGCTGATGTATCACGCGCAGGAAAAAATCGTCAATATGCCGGGCAGTAAAATTACCGGTGCGCGCGGCGGTATTCACAACTCCGTCACGCGGGCAACGGTCAAGCCGACACATATGATCGGCGGCTATGCGCAGCAGTCTTACGGTTTCAATTACTATGGAACAGTCGGTTCCAACCGTGATGAATTTGTCATCGTCCGCAGGGTCGCGGATGAGGATATTGACTGGCTGGAAGAAAAAGCAGAAACGGCGATGGAGGCGGCGCAATGA
- a CDS encoding MFS transporter translates to MKTETDVANDVSKPKASGWGGADIQEWDPENEKQWAAHGKKIAWRNLWISIPCLLCGFAVWLYWSIVTVQMLNLGFPFAQSELFTLSAIGGLSGATLRIPSSFFIRLAGGRNTLFFTTALLILPAFGTGVALQSMDTPLWVFQALALLSGFGGGNFASSMSNISFFFPKKVQGLSLGLNAGLGNFGVTTMQILVPLVMTFALFGGDAMTLQNTSGTLIGKIPAGTDTWIQNAGFIWVAILVPLVIAAWFGMNNIRAEHVSPDISGPLGSMMKLAVMLLIGLVVAGAGLWLMLPAAANGAGTEISKWIILPAVIATTVAVLRMLPGTIGQSLKRQYRIFKHSHTWIMTVIYTMTFGSFIGYSAAFALSIKVIFGYQHILVDGAMTHTTINPAAPSALMFAWIGPFIGALIRPIGGWIADKMGGALVTQITSIVMVAAAIGAGYYMKAAYASASPEDYFVPFFLMFLALFFASGIGNGSTFRTIAKVFDKEQAGPVLGWTSAVAAYGAFIVPQILGEQIKAATPEIALYGFAGFYLVCVVLNWWVYLRPGATYKNP, encoded by the coding sequence ATGAAAACGGAAACAGACGTTGCAAATGATGTGAGCAAGCCGAAGGCCTCCGGTTGGGGCGGTGCGGATATTCAGGAATGGGATCCTGAAAATGAAAAACAATGGGCCGCACATGGCAAAAAAATAGCATGGCGGAATTTGTGGATTTCCATTCCCTGTCTGTTATGCGGCTTTGCCGTCTGGCTTTACTGGAGCATTGTGACGGTGCAGATGCTGAATCTCGGTTTTCCCTTTGCGCAGTCGGAGCTCTTTACCCTCTCTGCCATCGGCGGGTTATCCGGTGCAACATTGCGTATTCCCAGCTCCTTCTTCATCAGGCTGGCGGGGGGCAGAAACACGTTGTTCTTTACAACGGCGCTGCTGATTTTGCCGGCTTTCGGAACGGGCGTGGCGTTGCAGTCTATGGATACGCCGTTATGGGTGTTTCAGGCGCTGGCATTGCTGTCGGGCTTTGGCGGCGGTAATTTCGCGTCCTCTATGTCCAATATCAGCTTTTTCTTCCCGAAAAAAGTACAGGGATTGTCTCTGGGGCTGAATGCCGGATTGGGTAATTTCGGCGTGACGACAATGCAAATTCTTGTGCCGCTTGTTATGACCTTTGCCTTATTCGGGGGCGATGCGATGACGCTGCAAAATACAAGCGGAACGCTGATCGGCAAAATCCCGGCGGGAACGGATACATGGATTCAGAATGCGGGATTTATCTGGGTGGCCATTTTGGTGCCGCTTGTGATCGCGGCATGGTTTGGCATGAATAATATTCGCGCCGAGCATGTGTCGCCGGATATCAGCGGGCCGCTGGGGTCAATGATGAAACTGGCTGTTATGCTGCTGATCGGTCTGGTTGTGGCGGGAGCCGGATTGTGGCTGATGCTGCCGGCTGCGGCAAACGGTGCCGGAACGGAAATCAGCAAGTGGATTATTCTGCCTGCGGTTATTGCGACCACGGTTGCGGTCTTAAGAATGCTGCCGGGAACAATCGGCCAAAGCCTTAAAAGGCAGTACCGTATTTTTAAACATTCCCATACATGGATTATGACGGTTATCTATACAATGACTTTCGGATCCTTTATCGGTTATTCGGCGGCTTTCGCTTTATCCATTAAAGTCATTTTCGGTTACCAGCATATTCTTGTCGACGGGGCGATGACACATACGACAATCAATCCGGCGGCGCCGAGTGCCTTGATGTTTGCCTGGATCGGACCGTTTATCGGCGCATTGATCCGTCCGATCGGCGGATGGATTGCGGATAAGATGGGCGGCGCGCTTGTGACGCAAATTACCTCTATTGTGATGGTCGCAGCAGCAATCGGTGCCGGATATTATATGAAGGCGGCTTATGCATCCGCATCGCCGGAAGACTATTTCGTGCCGTTTTTCCTGATGTTTTTGGCCTTATTCTTTGCCAGCGGTATCGGGAACGGATCAACCTTCCGCACAATCGCAAAAGTGTTTGATAAGGAACAGGCCGGGCCGGTATTGGGCTGGACATCTGCCGTCGCCGCCTATGGTGCATTCATTGTTCCCCAAATTTTGGGAGAACAGATCAAAGCGGCAACGCCGGAGATCGCTTTATACGGTTTTGCCGGTTTTTATCTGGTTTGTGTCGTGCTGAACTGGTGGGTTTATTTGCGCCCCGGGGCAACATATAAAAACCCGTAA
- a CDS encoding NarK/NasA family nitrate transporter, which produces MSEVQQKGQTRALWISTFAFTVCFAVWTIFSIIGVQIKADLGLNDTEFGLLIGTPILTGSLSRIFIGIWTDQYGGRLVYTGIMLLAAVATWFLSFADSYIEFLIAALGVGISGGSFAAGIAYVSKWYPKEKQGTALGIFGAGNVGAAVTKFCAPFVMVAMGWIAVAHIWAGVMFVTAILFWLTTEDDPDLVERRKKGEKPAAMWMQMKPLQKLQVWRFSLYYFFVFGAFVALALWLPRYLTGAYGLDIKTAGMLAAFYSIPASLFRILGGWLSDKYGARTVMYWTFIMSVVCTFFLSYPTTHYVVEGIDRDISFTISMALPVFVALIFILGFFMSLGKAAVYKHIPVYYPGHVGSVGGLVGMIGGLGGFVLPILFGIMNDLTHVWTSCFMLLFALVAIALTWMHFAIRIMERKAHPELKKPAYLPELSGKGK; this is translated from the coding sequence ATGTCGGAAGTTCAGCAAAAAGGGCAAACCCGTGCGCTTTGGATCAGCACATTTGCCTTTACCGTTTGTTTTGCCGTTTGGACGATTTTTTCGATTATCGGTGTCCAGATCAAGGCGGATCTGGGACTGAATGATACGGAATTCGGTCTTTTGATCGGAACGCCTATTCTGACAGGTTCCCTTAGCCGCATATTTATCGGTATCTGGACGGATCAATATGGCGGACGCCTTGTTTATACGGGCATCATGCTGCTTGCAGCGGTGGCAACATGGTTTTTGAGTTTTGCCGATAGCTATATCGAGTTTTTGATCGCCGCCTTGGGCGTCGGTATTTCCGGTGGCTCGTTTGCGGCAGGTATCGCCTATGTTTCAAAATGGTATCCGAAAGAAAAACAGGGAACGGCATTGGGCATTTTCGGTGCCGGTAATGTCGGTGCGGCTGTCACGAAATTCTGTGCGCCATTCGTGATGGTGGCGATGGGCTGGATTGCCGTGGCACATATCTGGGCCGGGGTGATGTTTGTGACGGCGATTTTATTCTGGCTGACAACGGAAGATGACCCTGATTTGGTGGAAAGGCGTAAAAAAGGCGAAAAACCGGCAGCGATGTGGATGCAAATGAAGCCGCTGCAAAAATTGCAGGTTTGGCGCTTTTCTCTCTATTACTTCTTTGTCTTCGGGGCTTTTGTCGCGCTGGCGCTGTGGCTGCCGCGCTATCTGACCGGTGCCTATGGGCTGGATATCAAAACCGCGGGTATGCTTGCGGCATTTTACTCCATTCCGGCCAGTCTGTTCCGTATATTGGGGGGATGGCTGTCCGATAAATACGGCGCACGTACCGTGATGTATTGGACATTTATTATGTCTGTCGTCTGCACCTTCTTTCTGTCATATCCGACAACGCATTATGTTGTCGAAGGAATTGACCGCGATATTTCTTTTACCATTTCGATGGCACTGCCCGTCTTTGTCGCGCTGATTTTTATTCTGGGTTTCTTCATGTCACTCGGAAAAGCGGCCGTATATAAGCATATTCCGGTTTACTATCCCGGCCATGTCGGCTCTGTCGGCGGTCTTGTCGGTATGATCGGCGGTTTGGGCGGCTTTGTTCTGCCGATTCTGTTCGGAATAATGAATGATCTGACGCATGTCTGGACGAGCTGCTTCATGCTGCTGTTTGCGCTTGTGGCCATTGCCCTGACCTGGATGCATTTCGCCATCCGTATCATGGAACGTAAAGCACATCCGGAATTGAAAAAACCGGCTTATCTTCCCGAATTGTCGGGAAAGGGGAAATAG
- a CDS encoding cyclic nucleotide-binding domain-containing protein yields the protein MPLTKSDIWPTGLARNNGVPKIFYNLSEETFQKLLNHSILQNYPQGRLLVQQGDRPQYLYFIADGTVKTLRQDENGREVTLRLLRPGETCMEAVIFMDGDSPIAVQVASDAKLLLIPVEIIRKTVLSDAQFANNLLSIVSYHYKNAMHQIDAMHIKNPAQRLGYYFLLKHLENGHDNLEFTLPFQKSAIANYLGMTPETFSRTLKKLKQQGISFEDNTIKMRDAYVLCNYCDSDAESLCHNSEKDDCFSCPIGKNQGNKG from the coding sequence ATGCCGCTAACCAAAAGTGATATATGGCCCACCGGCCTCGCGCGGAATAACGGCGTCCCGAAAATTTTTTATAATCTTAGTGAAGAGACGTTTCAAAAGCTGCTCAACCACTCCATTTTGCAAAACTACCCGCAAGGCCGGCTGCTGGTGCAGCAGGGTGACCGCCCGCAATATCTTTATTTTATTGCTGACGGAACCGTCAAAACGCTCCGCCAGGACGAGAACGGACGCGAGGTGACTTTGCGCCTGCTGCGCCCCGGTGAAACCTGTATGGAAGCCGTCATTTTTATGGATGGGGACTCACCGATCGCGGTGCAGGTCGCCAGCGATGCAAAACTCCTGTTAATACCGGTTGAAATTATCCGCAAAACCGTTCTGAGTGATGCGCAATTTGCGAATAATCTTCTGAGTATCGTGTCCTATCACTATAAGAACGCCATGCACCAGATTGATGCCATGCATATCAAAAACCCTGCGCAAAGACTGGGTTATTATTTTCTACTGAAACATCTGGAAAACGGACATGACAATCTGGAATTCACATTGCCGTTTCAAAAATCTGCGATTGCCAATTATCTGGGCATGACCCCCGAGACTTTTTCACGCACATTGAAAAAGCTGAAACAGCAAGGTATCAGCTTTGAAGACAACACCATCAAAATGCGCGATGCCTATGTCTTGTGCAATTATTGTGACAGCGATGCGGAAAGTCTTTGCCACAA